One segment of Pyxidicoccus xibeiensis DNA contains the following:
- a CDS encoding TIGR02996 domain-containing protein encodes MSDILAERLGRALASFERYEEEDALQSLLEGWSESRDERIARLIERLSVSLPAGLAPFTGPIELSQLVEDFQTVAAHRYPRGSSIQLIDIQKWHPDPRLTPGALALADMPVAHKPTPGFWLCELLSHVKDPRALEPLRAIHATLAPGTPFAFRLEGVIEGIARQRVSRPGAEASALCDALEEALTRREEATARSAPLREVLFTSAVASPDDDGPRLVLADLLLEHGDPLGEFIALQCGSQPDEARIARLLELHRTKWELMLGIYADGPVRFERGFPVAVKLSIPERRERRHWDEMRLPPPRLEWGTVRVVDWNWTGDEEQADWLAHPHLRGVTVLRKVNAAMAQRLGRHPLPVRRLELRGPLTRDAPGVFTSLAALPHLVHVEVQEAGPQDVHLCASSPLAQRLACFEAAGSEAWLLSATPAAEVPIEATLCDESGCAALAEVLRAAEGFSTRALRLHSRPRLNATQRGLLEQAATAYSRVEWSVRSAFW; translated from the coding sequence GTGAGCGACATCCTGGCCGAGCGCCTCGGGCGCGCGCTGGCGTCCTTCGAGCGCTACGAGGAGGAGGACGCCCTCCAGAGCCTGCTGGAGGGCTGGAGCGAGTCGCGTGACGAGCGCATCGCCCGGCTCATCGAGCGACTGTCGGTGTCGCTCCCCGCCGGGCTGGCTCCGTTCACGGGGCCCATCGAGCTGTCACAGCTGGTCGAGGACTTCCAGACCGTCGCGGCGCACCGGTACCCACGCGGGTCGAGCATCCAGCTCATCGACATCCAGAAGTGGCACCCCGACCCCCGCCTGACGCCGGGGGCGCTCGCGCTCGCGGACATGCCCGTGGCCCACAAGCCGACCCCCGGGTTCTGGCTCTGCGAGCTGCTCAGCCACGTGAAGGACCCGCGCGCCCTCGAGCCGCTGCGAGCCATTCACGCCACGCTGGCGCCCGGGACCCCATTCGCGTTCAGGCTCGAAGGCGTCATCGAGGGCATTGCCAGGCAGCGTGTCTCCAGACCCGGTGCGGAGGCCTCCGCCCTTTGCGACGCCCTGGAGGAGGCCCTGACCCGGCGCGAGGAAGCCACGGCCCGGAGCGCGCCCCTGCGCGAGGTGCTCTTCACCAGCGCCGTTGCCAGCCCGGACGACGATGGACCGCGGCTGGTGCTGGCCGACCTCCTGCTGGAGCACGGAGACCCACTCGGTGAGTTCATCGCGCTCCAGTGCGGCTCCCAGCCCGACGAGGCCCGCATCGCCCGGCTGCTCGAGCTGCACCGCACGAAGTGGGAGCTCATGCTCGGCATCTACGCCGACGGGCCGGTCCGCTTCGAGCGAGGCTTCCCGGTGGCCGTCAAGCTGTCGATACCTGAGCGGAGGGAGAGGCGTCACTGGGATGAGATGCGCCTACCACCTCCCAGGCTGGAATGGGGCACCGTCCGGGTGGTCGACTGGAACTGGACGGGCGACGAAGAACAGGCGGACTGGCTCGCGCACCCGCACCTGCGCGGCGTGACGGTGCTGCGGAAGGTGAATGCAGCAATGGCCCAGCGGCTGGGGCGCCACCCGCTCCCGGTGCGGAGGCTCGAGCTGAGGGGACCGCTCACCCGTGACGCGCCGGGCGTCTTCACCTCGCTGGCCGCGTTGCCGCACCTGGTGCATGTGGAGGTCCAGGAGGCAGGACCCCAGGACGTGCACCTGTGCGCCAGCTCTCCGCTGGCCCAGCGACTGGCGTGCTTCGAGGCAGCGGGCAGCGAAGCGTGGTTGCTCTCGGCAACCCCCGCGGCGGAGGTGCCCATCGAGGCCACCCTGTGCGACGAGTCCGGCTGCGCGGCCCTGGCAGAGGTCCTCCGCGCGGCGGAGGGCTTCAGCACCCGCGCGCTCCGCCTCCACTCCCGGCCCCGTCTCAACGCGACGCAGCGAGGGCTGCTGGAGCAAGCCGCCACCGCCTATTCGCGCGTCGAGTGGAGTGTCCGGAGCGCCTTCTGGTGA
- a CDS encoding CHRD domain-containing protein: MRIKRDAFLCAVLIGGGGVAWAQTPPESAATAKPAATPALDPSKGREVGMVFESWLSPHQEGDEEENTPSSVPKQFRSKTPSLSRAAREAAGHRGHGQLRFSKDLSRAWVDVKIEGVNTAEINMFHIHCGKPGILGPILVDFSVATDLKSNIADGMFSVEIRNEHIVKTTEHGHGSVIGAFTMGCIIPSPSLSGVKPTKVLTVAGMAQMAQSGELYFNLHTTGQTYYGDIRGQLLPADRTPASVSATR; this comes from the coding sequence ATGCGTATCAAGCGAGATGCATTCTTGTGTGCGGTGCTGATTGGAGGCGGCGGCGTGGCCTGGGCGCAGACGCCGCCGGAGTCAGCCGCGACGGCCAAGCCAGCTGCCACGCCGGCGCTCGACCCGTCCAAGGGGAGGGAGGTGGGGATGGTGTTCGAGTCGTGGCTGTCGCCGCATCAGGAAGGCGACGAGGAGGAGAACACGCCGTCGTCGGTGCCGAAGCAGTTCCGCTCGAAGACGCCGTCGCTGAGCCGGGCGGCGCGCGAGGCGGCGGGCCATCGCGGCCACGGGCAGCTCCGCTTCAGCAAGGACCTGAGCCGCGCCTGGGTCGACGTGAAGATCGAAGGCGTCAACACGGCCGAGATCAACATGTTCCACATCCACTGCGGCAAGCCGGGCATCCTCGGGCCCATCCTCGTCGACTTCTCCGTCGCCACCGACCTCAAGAGCAACATCGCCGACGGCATGTTCTCGGTCGAGATTCGCAACGAGCACATCGTCAAGACGACGGAGCACGGCCACGGCAGCGTGATTGGCGCCTTCACCATGGGCTGCATCATCCCGAGCCCATCGCTGTCCGGCGTGAAGCCGACCAAGGTGCTGACGGTGGCGGGGATGGCCCAGATGGCCCAGTCGGGTGAGCTGTACTTCAACCTCCATACGACAGGTCAGACCTACTACGGCGACATCCGCGGCCAGCTCCTCCCGGCCGACAGGACTCCCGCCAGCGTTTCCGCGACGAGGTGA
- a CDS encoding RNA polymerase sigma factor, with protein MTSPTHRETWLLSAHAGDADSLARLLEVYRPDIRRYAQQRCLISDVDDAVQEALLVLARHLSSVRNLASFSSWLFKVVQRECRRLGRTVLRQDPYEEAAVDAWMATHTPESLKLDMASALESLPPHYLQVLLLRDFEELSIREIGEQLGLDSPAVKSRLHRARVMVREYLLA; from the coding sequence ATGACTTCACCCACCCACAGGGAGACGTGGCTCCTCTCGGCCCATGCCGGAGATGCCGACTCGCTGGCCCGCCTCCTGGAGGTGTACCGGCCCGACATCCGGCGCTACGCCCAGCAGCGCTGCCTCATCAGCGATGTCGACGATGCGGTGCAGGAGGCCCTGCTCGTGCTCGCGCGGCACCTGAGCTCGGTCCGCAACCTGGCGTCCTTCTCGAGCTGGCTGTTCAAGGTCGTCCAGCGCGAGTGCCGGCGCCTGGGCCGCACCGTCCTCCGCCAGGACCCCTACGAGGAAGCGGCCGTCGACGCGTGGATGGCCACCCATACGCCCGAGTCCCTGAAGCTCGACATGGCGTCCGCCCTGGAGTCGCTGCCGCCTCACTACCTCCAGGTGCTGCTGCTGCGTGACTTCGAAGAGCTGTCCATCCGCGAGATTGGCGAGCAGCTCGGGCTGGACTCGCCCGCCGTGAAGAGCCGCCTGCACCGCGCCCGCGTGATGGTTCGCGAATACCTGCTGGCCTGA
- a CDS encoding serine/threonine-protein kinase, which translates to MESDDLNPARLPPGTRIGPWCLLEQRGRGASGVVYRAVPAGQQGAEAVALKLALHPGDARFVREAELLSRLRHPAVPRLLDHGDWQPREGVSYAWLVMEWVEGPSLYAWAQVQRPSSRQVLQLLAQLARALEATHAARGLHRDVKGENIRVRSADAQPFLLDFGSGHHLGAATLTSQPFPPGTPAYRSPEAWRYVLRSSKPPAVAYAPGPADDLFALGVTAYRLVTGKYPPSAHPEEEDAWLWRPKALEHWTARVCNPRCSVELSALVSRMLSPRPEDRGSARELAEALEQAARNAGREAEVPLFTGEEPQPAGLFPLPQRVTVRRPPRMRRWPGLAAAGLGGALALSAGGLLSLSRSEEPATSRLAEGEESEDGGTVAVGDSALTALEAPERTPSVWTAIAVDLPSKPLPGQRRPDAKGRCPGKVQVAINGGCWTKLPVDVKVCDDWGGVEYRGACYQPAMTWERPATSGPAARDDSP; encoded by the coding sequence ATGGAGTCTGACGACCTCAATCCGGCGCGCCTGCCCCCGGGGACGCGAATCGGCCCGTGGTGTCTGCTGGAGCAGCGCGGCCGGGGTGCCTCCGGTGTCGTCTACCGCGCCGTGCCCGCCGGGCAGCAGGGTGCGGAGGCCGTGGCCCTCAAGCTGGCCCTGCACCCGGGGGATGCGCGCTTCGTCCGTGAGGCTGAGCTGCTCTCCCGCCTGCGCCACCCCGCCGTCCCCCGCCTGCTGGACCATGGCGACTGGCAGCCCCGCGAGGGCGTCTCCTACGCCTGGCTCGTCATGGAGTGGGTGGAAGGCCCGTCGCTCTATGCGTGGGCCCAGGTTCAGCGCCCGTCTTCACGGCAGGTGCTTCAGCTTCTGGCTCAGCTGGCCCGAGCGCTGGAAGCCACCCACGCGGCCAGAGGCCTCCACCGCGATGTGAAGGGTGAGAACATCCGCGTCCGGAGCGCGGACGCTCAGCCCTTCCTCCTGGACTTCGGCTCCGGCCACCACCTGGGGGCCGCCACGCTCACCTCGCAGCCCTTTCCTCCCGGCACTCCGGCCTATCGCTCGCCCGAGGCGTGGCGCTACGTCCTCCGCTCCAGCAAGCCTCCGGCGGTCGCGTATGCCCCGGGCCCCGCGGATGACCTCTTCGCCCTGGGTGTCACGGCCTATCGCCTGGTCACCGGGAAGTACCCACCGTCGGCGCACCCGGAGGAGGAGGATGCCTGGCTCTGGCGCCCCAAGGCGCTGGAGCACTGGACGGCGCGAGTCTGCAACCCACGGTGCAGTGTGGAGCTGAGCGCGCTGGTGTCCCGGATGCTCTCGCCCCGCCCCGAGGACCGAGGGAGCGCACGGGAGCTGGCGGAAGCGCTGGAGCAGGCGGCGCGCAACGCCGGACGCGAGGCGGAGGTGCCGCTCTTCACAGGAGAAGAGCCACAGCCAGCGGGCCTCTTTCCCCTCCCCCAGCGCGTCACGGTACGGCGTCCGCCTCGCATGCGGAGGTGGCCCGGGCTTGCGGCCGCGGGTCTCGGAGGCGCACTGGCGCTGAGCGCCGGGGGGCTGCTGAGCCTGAGCCGCTCCGAGGAGCCCGCGACATCCCGCCTCGCGGAGGGGGAAGAGTCAGAGGATGGCGGCACCGTGGCCGTCGGGGACTCCGCGCTGACAGCGCTGGAGGCGCCCGAGCGCACCCCCTCGGTGTGGACCGCCATCGCGGTAGACCTGCCTTCCAAACCCTTACCAGGGCAGCGGCGCCCGGACGCCAAGGGCCGCTGTCCCGGCAAGGTGCAGGTCGCCATCAACGGCGGTTGCTGGACGAAGCTCCCCGTAGACGTGAAGGTCTGTGATGATTGGGGCGGCGTTGAATACAGAGGCGCGTGCTACCAACCCGCCATGACTTGGGAACGTCCTGCCACCTCGGGCCCCGCGGCTCGCGACGACAGTCCATAG
- a CDS encoding ATP-binding response regulator: protein MRSSEAETASILLVDDIPANLVALEAVLAPLGQRLVLARSGREALAALLQQDFACILLDVQMPGMDGFETARLIKGRERTRYVPILFITAFCNEESLVQRGYAQGAVDYIVKPFNPDMLRTKVAVFVDLYLQSQHLRRHAGLLRDREREVMEREAEERLRAAALDELQLAPEPLVLTDALLAAAPVPMAILSPELRVLRVNDAWAHLWETSATILVGRRVSEMTPALAQDLEVPVAQVLTSGRPLTDLPLVPEQRDGARRNARLLASYFPLSAREGAPSAVGVLLRSESGELAQPSHPEAHRSRSVH, encoded by the coding sequence ATGAGAAGCTCAGAGGCGGAGACGGCCAGCATCCTGCTGGTGGATGACATCCCGGCCAACCTGGTGGCGCTGGAGGCCGTCCTGGCGCCGCTGGGCCAGCGCCTGGTGCTGGCGCGCTCGGGTCGGGAAGCACTGGCGGCGCTGCTGCAGCAGGACTTCGCCTGCATCCTGCTCGACGTGCAGATGCCGGGGATGGACGGCTTCGAGACGGCCCGGCTCATCAAGGGGCGGGAGCGCACTCGCTACGTGCCCATCCTCTTCATCACCGCCTTCTGCAACGAGGAGTCGCTGGTGCAGCGAGGCTATGCGCAAGGGGCGGTCGACTACATCGTGAAGCCCTTCAACCCGGACATGCTGCGCACCAAGGTGGCGGTGTTCGTGGACCTCTACCTCCAGTCGCAGCACCTGCGCCGGCACGCGGGGCTGTTGCGGGACCGGGAGCGCGAGGTCATGGAGCGCGAGGCCGAGGAGCGGCTCAGGGCCGCGGCGCTGGACGAGCTGCAGCTGGCCCCCGAGCCGCTGGTGCTCACCGATGCGCTCCTGGCCGCCGCCCCGGTGCCGATGGCCATCCTCTCCCCGGAGCTGCGCGTGCTGCGCGTCAATGACGCCTGGGCCCACCTGTGGGAGACGAGCGCCACCATCCTCGTTGGCCGCCGGGTGAGCGAGATGACGCCCGCCCTGGCCCAGGACCTCGAGGTCCCCGTCGCCCAGGTCCTCACCTCGGGGCGGCCCCTGACCGACCTCCCCCTGGTGCCCGAGCAGCGCGACGGCGCCCGCCGCAACGCCCGCCTGCTGGCCAGCTACTTCCCGCTCTCGGCGCGCGAGGGCGCCCCGTCCGCGGTCGGCGTGCTCCTGCGCTCGGAGTCCGGCGAGCTCGCGCAGCCCTCCCACCCCGAGGCCCACCGCTCACGCAGCGTGCACTGA
- a CDS encoding ABC transporter substrate-binding protein, with product MKMSLISLGFLVGMTGVGCAGLDEAEAVDSSGATDATSQVTQGLVTQVTGTSPVTFVATSGNETKPYDQSATSVVAYMRDSTTGTFTAYPGTGSAAGTISVPNVPSGRIYLKLGSRYLVSTGRAFDLGSTEWGRDGTFASLPTPVTVSATGLSPWQPGDLLDMYSLNPGAFGYIYGSATGFPLAGATSLSGLSFDYANMLNPVLLDSGRGDVFSLAQLRLQTSANGVPYRAMHKVLDTSMTQVEGQPVTVSGTFTQPVATGTFAVDWRRSAFEAMRTQVNPGAVSTYNEIWMSARPAALSSALASISGPPLLVKLNPDTQRTDIVTGSMTYNNPLPATWQKVALAAAGFTKSYALGTATPYTMSVDIRVDQEASAFTAAPVQPLVGPVQAPLVNTRGAFQNLTGVGTDASLRWSKPLVGTATNYVVNIYRLGTSNGSTTATRVAVLHTDLQSVYLPPDVLQAGQTYFAEIQSWYQPGSDLATSPFKRSLPRGRASVLTGMFSP from the coding sequence ATGAAGATGTCATTGATTTCCCTCGGGTTTTTGGTCGGCATGACGGGGGTCGGCTGCGCGGGTCTCGACGAGGCCGAGGCGGTGGACTCCTCCGGGGCGACGGACGCGACCTCCCAGGTCACCCAAGGGCTGGTCACCCAGGTCACCGGTACCAGCCCGGTCACCTTCGTCGCCACGTCGGGCAACGAGACGAAGCCATACGACCAGTCCGCCACGTCGGTGGTGGCATACATGCGGGATTCAACGACCGGGACGTTCACGGCCTATCCGGGCACGGGCTCCGCGGCCGGCACCATCTCCGTGCCGAACGTCCCTTCCGGCCGCATCTACCTGAAGCTGGGCTCGCGCTACCTGGTGAGCACCGGCCGCGCGTTCGACCTGGGCTCCACGGAGTGGGGCCGCGATGGCACCTTCGCCTCGCTGCCCACTCCCGTGACGGTGTCCGCCACCGGCCTGTCTCCCTGGCAGCCGGGTGACCTCCTGGACATGTATTCGCTGAACCCGGGCGCGTTCGGCTACATCTACGGCAGCGCCACGGGGTTCCCCCTGGCGGGCGCCACGTCGCTCTCCGGGTTGAGCTTCGATTACGCAAACATGCTCAACCCGGTGCTGCTCGACAGCGGTCGCGGGGATGTGTTCTCGCTGGCGCAGCTGCGGTTGCAGACGAGCGCGAATGGAGTGCCCTACCGCGCCATGCACAAGGTGCTCGACACGAGCATGACGCAGGTGGAGGGCCAGCCCGTCACCGTCAGCGGCACCTTCACCCAGCCCGTCGCGACAGGCACCTTCGCGGTGGACTGGAGACGCTCGGCCTTCGAGGCCATGCGCACCCAGGTGAACCCGGGCGCGGTCAGCACGTACAACGAGATCTGGATGTCCGCCCGGCCGGCCGCGCTGAGCTCGGCGCTCGCGTCCATCAGCGGGCCGCCACTGCTCGTGAAGCTCAATCCTGACACGCAGCGGACCGACATCGTCACGGGGAGCATGACCTACAACAACCCGCTCCCGGCGACGTGGCAGAAGGTGGCGCTCGCCGCCGCGGGCTTCACGAAGAGCTACGCGCTGGGAACCGCGACGCCCTACACCATGAGCGTGGACATCCGCGTGGATCAGGAGGCGAGCGCGTTCACCGCCGCGCCCGTGCAGCCCCTCGTCGGGCCGGTGCAGGCGCCCCTGGTGAACACGCGCGGCGCGTTCCAGAACCTCACGGGCGTGGGGACCGACGCCTCGCTGCGCTGGTCGAAGCCGCTGGTCGGCACGGCCACGAACTACGTGGTGAACATCTACCGGCTGGGCACGAGCAACGGTTCGACCACCGCGACGCGCGTGGCGGTGCTGCACACGGATCTCCAGAGCGTGTACCTGCCTCCGGACGTGCTGCAGGCGGGCCAGACGTACTTCGCGGAGATCCAGAGCTGGTACCAGCCCGGCTCGGACCTCGCGACGAGCCCGTTCAAGCGCTCGCTGCCTCGAGGCCGCGCCAGCGTGCTCACCGGCATGTTCAGCCCGTAG
- a CDS encoding Ig-like domain-containing protein has translation MGADAGPDAGVDAGPDVGFDAGVSCGPGPARPASPTKLAAAGVSSFEVSLTWEPSTEVSVKRYRVLLGAAQVGLVNGPSFTHRPVVPGETYTYTVTALTDAGGESPATNPVTVTIPNPQPDALSGLAAGHWYEFPSSKLQAAALSPDQYPWLRWGEGIGGIMNDWSSGALDTQRDRLYISGGGHNGYFGNEIYSFDLRTGAWRNLTEPDRVLRPEDECPPAELGVNCAIHTYDGLEYVPPPFDRFVAIGWDGRPTTALNLDTNRWQSYPDMPQLATRTGSNSAYDPHTRVLWYHSGAEALSVWDPVTGKWTVRGVADQLGYYKNAVVDPRRKLYVEVGQGVTDTWSIDALGKFVPTRVRLETTGDTEIEDGGNPGVDYDPVTDRIVAWKGGGDIYTLDLDTRVWTKHAARSTVVPGPANLNGTYGRFRYVPGLNVFVVVNTVDTNVFVYRLDSRPARLLRRIDVKTAKTPVETSSTGKLQVTAVFQDGSSAAATSEVTLSSLDPDVATVDAAGTFRALSPGRARLQASYTDPLTRRGLVGALELEVVPMAGDVVLDALKLEPSSALKVVRGRPAGFTAVGSFHRGTEVFTRDVTCEATWSSDSPAIATVTHGTVQGVSEGATTLRAKVGAVEAQAALEVIPSATRELITLNFQPPGPPMVTGWAVADDSAFDAARGWGWQDAAGLYTRGDRLATRDPRLASFVATTGGRFRLQVPDGRYHVAASVGDNTFGSGLASVEFAGAGVVYGVGGGNTAGASIVEATSGKGLVFDVVGPINWLAVMRVNGLEFDAALAAAKTW, from the coding sequence GTGGGAGCCGACGCAGGGCCTGACGCGGGCGTTGACGCAGGCCCGGATGTGGGCTTCGACGCGGGTGTCTCATGCGGACCGGGGCCCGCGCGCCCTGCCTCGCCGACGAAGCTCGCGGCGGCAGGCGTCTCCTCCTTCGAGGTGTCGCTGACGTGGGAGCCGTCGACGGAGGTCTCGGTCAAGCGCTACCGCGTGCTGCTGGGCGCGGCGCAGGTCGGGCTGGTGAATGGGCCGTCCTTCACCCACCGCCCGGTCGTCCCGGGCGAGACGTACACGTACACCGTCACCGCGCTGACCGACGCAGGGGGAGAGAGCCCTGCAACGAATCCGGTGACGGTGACGATTCCGAATCCCCAGCCGGATGCGCTGTCCGGGCTGGCGGCCGGGCACTGGTATGAGTTCCCGAGCTCGAAGCTCCAGGCCGCGGCCCTGAGCCCCGACCAGTATCCCTGGCTCCGCTGGGGTGAAGGCATCGGCGGAATCATGAACGACTGGTCGAGCGGTGCCCTCGACACCCAGCGCGACCGGCTCTACATCTCCGGCGGCGGGCACAACGGCTACTTCGGCAACGAAATCTACAGCTTCGATCTGCGCACGGGCGCCTGGCGGAACCTGACCGAGCCGGACCGGGTCCTCCGCCCCGAAGACGAGTGTCCCCCTGCGGAGCTGGGGGTCAACTGCGCCATCCACACCTACGATGGGCTCGAATACGTGCCTCCGCCGTTCGACCGGTTCGTCGCCATCGGCTGGGATGGCCGGCCCACGACCGCGCTCAACCTCGACACGAACCGCTGGCAGAGCTACCCGGACATGCCACAGCTCGCGACGCGCACCGGCTCCAACAGCGCCTATGACCCTCACACCCGCGTCCTCTGGTACCACTCCGGCGCGGAGGCGCTGTCGGTCTGGGACCCCGTCACTGGCAAGTGGACCGTCCGCGGCGTGGCGGACCAGCTCGGCTACTACAAGAACGCGGTCGTTGACCCCCGGCGCAAGCTGTACGTCGAGGTCGGGCAGGGCGTCACCGATACCTGGAGCATCGACGCGCTGGGGAAGTTCGTTCCGACGCGCGTGCGGCTCGAGACCACGGGCGACACGGAGATTGAAGACGGGGGGAATCCCGGCGTCGACTACGACCCGGTGACCGACAGAATCGTGGCGTGGAAGGGGGGCGGGGACATCTACACGCTGGACCTGGACACCCGCGTCTGGACGAAGCATGCCGCGCGGAGCACGGTGGTGCCCGGACCGGCGAACCTGAACGGGACCTACGGGCGGTTCCGCTACGTGCCGGGCCTGAATGTCTTCGTCGTGGTCAACACCGTCGACACGAATGTCTTCGTCTACCGCCTCGACTCGAGGCCCGCTCGCCTGTTGCGGCGCATCGACGTGAAGACGGCGAAGACCCCGGTCGAGACGAGCTCGACCGGCAAGCTGCAGGTGACGGCGGTGTTCCAGGACGGAAGCTCGGCCGCCGCCACATCGGAGGTCACGCTCAGCTCGCTGGACCCGGACGTCGCGACCGTGGATGCGGCCGGCACCTTCCGGGCCCTCAGTCCAGGCCGGGCCCGGCTGCAGGCGAGCTACACCGACCCGCTCACCCGGCGCGGTCTGGTGGGCGCCCTCGAGCTCGAAGTGGTGCCGATGGCGGGCGACGTCGTACTCGACGCGTTGAAGCTCGAGCCGTCATCGGCGCTCAAGGTGGTCCGCGGAAGGCCGGCGGGCTTCACGGCCGTCGGGTCCTTCCACCGTGGCACCGAGGTCTTCACGCGCGATGTCACCTGCGAGGCCACCTGGAGCTCCGACAGCCCGGCGATTGCCACGGTGACCCACGGCACTGTCCAGGGCGTCTCGGAGGGAGCAACGACGCTTCGCGCGAAGGTCGGGGCCGTCGAGGCCCAGGCGGCCCTCGAGGTCATTCCGAGCGCGACGCGGGAGCTCATCACCCTGAACTTCCAGCCTCCGGGACCGCCGATGGTGACGGGCTGGGCGGTGGCGGATGACTCCGCCTTCGATGCGGCCCGAGGTTGGGGCTGGCAGGACGCGGCCGGCCTCTATACCCGAGGCGACCGCCTCGCCACCCGCGACCCGCGCCTCGCCAGCTTCGTGGCGACGACCGGAGGAAGGTTCCGGCTCCAGGTTCCGGATGGCCGGTACCACGTGGCGGCGTCCGTGGGAGACAACACCTTCGGCTCGGGCCTCGCGAGCGTGGAATTCGCGGGTGCAGGCGTCGTCTACGGCGTCGGCGGGGGCAACACGGCGGGCGCCAGCATCGTCGAAGCCACCTCGGGCAAGGGGCTCGTCTTCGACGTCGTGGGCCCCATCAACTGGCTCGCGGTGATGCGGGTGAACGGCCTGGAGTTCGATGCGGCGCTCGCCGCGGCGAAGACCTGGTAG